A genomic region of Campylobacter corcagiensis contains the following coding sequences:
- a CDS encoding metal ABC transporter permease, which yields MQEILSYTFMQNALIGGLLVSVACGVIGSLVVINRMTFIAGGISHSAYGGIGIAAFLGFAPLFGATIFTIFVAFIIAFLTLKDKERFDSVIGAMWAFGMALGIIFIDITPGYKGDLMGYLFGSILTIDNGALKFVTIVDIFVVMLVVVFYRQFCAVSFDSEFARLRGVNSTLFYYILVLLTALCVSSAIQVVGLILVIALMTIPPYIAEIFSKNLGVMMILSSVISAVFCILGLMISYKFNLTSGASIIMVAAVTFFIIMGFKNFKFS from the coding sequence ATGCAAGAAATCTTAAGCTATACATTTATGCAAAATGCTCTTATTGGCGGACTTTTAGTAAGTGTGGCGTGTGGAGTTATAGGTTCACTTGTGGTGATAAACCGTATGACTTTTATAGCAGGTGGCATATCTCACTCAGCATATGGTGGCATCGGTATAGCTGCTTTTTTAGGATTTGCACCACTTTTTGGAGCTACTATTTTTACTATATTTGTTGCTTTTATCATTGCTTTTTTAACCCTTAAAGATAAAGAGAGATTTGACTCTGTAATAGGTGCTATGTGGGCTTTTGGAATGGCGTTAGGAATTATATTTATAGATATTACGCCTGGATATAAGGGCGATTTAATGGGTTATTTGTTTGGATCAATTCTTACTATTGATAATGGGGCTTTGAAATTTGTAACTATTGTAGATATTTTTGTGGTTATGCTTGTGGTGGTTTTTTATAGACAGTTTTGTGCAGTAAGCTTTGATAGTGAGTTTGCAAGGCTTAGAGGTGTAAATAGCACGCTCTTTTACTATATACTGGTTTTATTAACAGCACTTTGTGTATCATCAGCTATACAAGTTGTTGGGCTTATTTTAGTTATTGCTTTAATGACCATACCGCCATATATAGCTGAGATTTTTAGTAAAAATTTAGGCGTGATGATGATTTTATCTAGCGTGATTTCAGCAGTTTTTTGTATATTAGGTCTTATGATAAGCTATAAATTTAACCTAACAAGTGGTGCAAGCATCATAATGGTAGCAGCTGTTACATTTTTTATCATTATGGGCTTTAAAAACTTTAAATTTTCCTAG
- a CDS encoding DMT family transporter, with protein sequence MSKTLIAKISLIIIAIGWGATFLPIQKALYYINVPSFLFFRFLFSGIFMYLASLKFGLKFDKNSLIFGVILGFFMFLDFIFQIYALKFTYSSTVAFIIGLNIVIVPFLVCFFFKVKLSLKAILSAFLAVVGLFLLSNTKGFGLGLGEALALISAFAYAFHVVYTGKFVKNCNIYALLVVQFFTVSFLTLIYAILFAKTTPNSYKILGGFEIWLSLNFIYILIFTVIFATIIAFFVQTKAQIYLSPTQTALILSLEPVSAGFIGYFIGQELLTKAQIFGAVLIIISILISELNFTKFIGKFTRKI encoded by the coding sequence ATGTCAAAAACTCTAATAGCTAAAATTTCACTAATTATTATCGCTATTGGCTGGGGAGCAACTTTTTTGCCTATACAAAAAGCTTTATACTATATAAATGTACCAAGCTTTTTATTTTTTAGGTTTTTATTTTCTGGCATTTTCATGTATCTTGCAAGTTTAAAATTTGGGCTTAAATTTGACAAAAATTCGCTCATTTTTGGGGTGATTTTAGGCTTTTTTATGTTTCTTGACTTTATATTTCAAATTTATGCTCTTAAATTCACATACAGTTCAACCGTAGCTTTTATCATCGGGTTAAATATCGTAATAGTGCCGTTTTTGGTCTGTTTTTTCTTTAAAGTTAAGCTAAGCCTAAAGGCTATTTTAAGTGCATTTTTAGCTGTTGTCGGGCTTTTTTTACTTAGCAACACAAAAGGCTTTGGACTAGGATTAGGCGAAGCTTTGGCCTTAATATCGGCATTTGCTTATGCTTTTCATGTAGTTTATACTGGCAAATTTGTAAAAAACTGTAATATTTATGCTCTGCTTGTTGTACAGTTTTTCACCGTTAGTTTTTTAACGCTGATTTATGCAATACTTTTTGCAAAAACAACACCCAACTCGTACAAAATTTTAGGTGGATTTGAAATTTGGCTAAGCCTAAACTTCATCTATATCTTAATATTTACAGTAATTTTTGCAACTATCATCGCCTTTTTTGTTCAAACAAAGGCACAAATTTACTTAAGTCCTACTCAAACTGCTCTTATCTTATCGCTAGAGCCTGTTAGTGCTGGATTCATTGGTTATTTTATCGGTCAAGAGTTGCTTACAAAAGCTCAGATATTTGGAGCTGTTTTGATAATAATTTCTATACTTATAAGTGAGCTAAATTTTACTAAATTTATAGGCAAATTCACTAGGAAAATTTAA
- a CDS encoding manganese efflux pump MntP family protein, whose protein sequence is MEIFLIAFALSMDSVALSIANGAKCKDLELKGVFTLALIYAFFQGLMPIIGYLLGASFAYFIASIDHFVAFGILLFLGIKMIRESKDFSESCVLNLTPKELVFGAIATSIDALAVGVTFAFEGVNIIKAGAIIALTCFVLCFLGCYLGKKAFGFLERKALILGGVILISIGVKILVTHLGILSL, encoded by the coding sequence TTGGAAATTTTTCTCATAGCTTTTGCTCTGTCTATGGATAGTGTTGCTTTATCTATCGCAAATGGAGCAAAGTGTAAAGACTTAGAACTAAAAGGTGTTTTTACTTTAGCTTTAATCTATGCATTTTTTCAAGGACTTATGCCTATTATTGGCTATTTGCTCGGTGCAAGTTTTGCTTATTTTATAGCAAGCATTGATCACTTCGTAGCATTTGGTATTTTGCTTTTTTTAGGCATTAAGATGATAAGAGAGTCTAAGGATTTTAGCGAAAGCTGCGTGCTAAATTTAACACCTAAAGAGCTTGTATTTGGAGCTATTGCTACAAGTATAGATGCGCTTGCTGTTGGCGTGACATTTGCTTTTGAGGGCGTAAATATTATAAAAGCTGGAGCTATTATAGCTCTAACTTGCTTTGTGCTGTGTTTTTTGGGCTGCTATTTAGGCAAAAAAGCCTTTGGTTTTTTAGAAAGAAAAGCTCTTATTTTGGGTGGAGTTATACTTATTTCTATAGGTGTAAAAATCTTAGTAACTCATTTAGGAATACTTAGTTTATAA
- a CDS encoding MarR family transcriptional regulator, with translation MLVDKICKEILGQKFVSVIEFLLKNADKGGFITLTQDEICKLADVSKPTLSKIFKTLETKKILKKIKNGVYKLSIPK, from the coding sequence TTGTTAGTTGATAAAATTTGTAAAGAAATTTTAGGTCAAAAATTTGTTAGTGTGATTGAATTCTTACTTAAAAATGCCGATAAAGGGGGCTTTATCACACTAACACAAGATGAAATTTGTAAGTTAGCAGATGTTAGCAAACCAACGCTATCTAAAATCTTTAAAACCCTAGAAACTAAAAAAATTCTAAAAAAAATTAAAAATGGTGTTTATAAACTAAGTATTCCTAAATGA
- a CDS encoding universal stress protein, giving the protein MSKIIICVDKNPLNSAVIEYGLSIAKNLNKEVVFLRVIKTPLFTPNFMGLAAGGLVVGSEMACDLDELKPTKEQIDESEAILNDALKIAQKESIKATTDLQNGDLIEILINYENAHLIVSAVKDEGEEIENNIVALVREAGTPILFVKTEYKAPKSAMVAFDGSDNAIKALRSIKEDKIFGENLEYHVVNVNDNEEKSSKILDSAREILSGENAKFVTLSGSAADEIIKYRRANNLDIYVLGSYTKGIFKTLIFGSTSKDIVQNSLVPVFVVS; this is encoded by the coding sequence ATGAGTAAAATTATAATATGTGTAGATAAAAATCCGCTAAATTCAGCTGTTATTGAGTATGGATTAAGTATTGCTAAAAATTTAAACAAAGAAGTGGTATTTCTAAGAGTTATAAAAACTCCACTTTTTACGCCAAATTTTATGGGTTTAGCTGCAGGTGGTCTTGTCGTAGGAAGTGAAATGGCTTGCGATTTAGATGAGCTAAAACCCACAAAAGAACAAATCGATGAAAGCGAAGCCATACTAAATGATGCTCTTAAAATCGCCCAAAAAGAGAGCATAAAAGCTACAACAGATCTTCAAAATGGCGATCTAATAGAGATACTTATCAATTATGAAAATGCTCACTTAATAGTCTCAGCCGTAAAAGATGAAGGTGAAGAGATAGAAAATAATATAGTTGCCTTAGTTAGAGAAGCTGGAACTCCAATACTTTTTGTTAAAACCGAGTACAAAGCTCCAAAGTCAGCCATGGTAGCCTTTGATGGTAGCGATAATGCCATAAAAGCACTAAGAAGCATAAAAGAAGATAAAATTTTTGGCGAAAATTTAGAGTATCATGTCGTAAATGTTAACGACAATGAAGAAAAATCATCCAAGATATTAGATAGTGCTAGAGAGATTTTAAGTGGTGAAAATGCTAAATTTGTCACTTTAAGCGGCTCAGCAGCTGATGAGATAATCAAATACAGACGTGCCAACAACCTTGATATTTATGTGCTTGGTTCATACACAAAAGGAATTTTCAAAACCTTAATCTTTGGAAGTACTTCAAAAGATATAGTTCAAAACTCACTGGTGCCTGTTTTTGTTGTTAGTTGA
- the prfA gene encoding peptide chain release factor 1, with protein MLADKLRPFIERYDEITKALVSPEVISDISKMTELSKEQSNLEELYNSAKEYFSIEQSIKENNNLLGDPELSELAKDELKELEVRKEKLIEEIKILLIPKDPNDDKNIFLELRAGTGGDEAALFAGDLAGAYIRYAEIRGYKVEIVSQSEGSAGGFKEIILLVKGKGAYSRLKFEGGTHRVQRVPETESQGRVHTSAITVAIMPEAEDSDIELNMNDVKIDVMRSSGHGGQSVNTTDSAVRVTHIPTGLVVVNQDGKSQHKNKDAALKVLKSRLYEMQEQQRLERERAERKEQVGTGDRSGRIRTYNYPQNRISDHRINLTLYRLDAIMSAGLFDEIIDPLIASYQAKIVTDE; from the coding sequence TTGTTAGCTGATAAACTTAGGCCCTTTATAGAAAGGTATGACGAGATAACAAAGGCTCTTGTAAGCCCTGAAGTTATCAGCGATATATCTAAAATGACTGAGCTCTCAAAGGAGCAAAGTAACTTAGAAGAGCTTTATAACTCTGCTAAAGAGTATTTTAGCATAGAACAAAGCATAAAAGAAAACAATAATCTTCTTGGAGATCCTGAACTTAGCGAACTCGCAAAAGATGAGCTTAAAGAGCTTGAAGTAAGAAAAGAAAAACTTATAGAAGAGATAAAAATTTTACTTATCCCAAAAGATCCAAATGATGACAAAAACATATTTCTTGAGCTAAGAGCTGGCACGGGCGGCGATGAAGCTGCTCTTTTTGCTGGCGATTTAGCTGGGGCTTATATAAGGTACGCTGAGATTAGAGGATATAAAGTTGAGATTGTATCTCAAAGTGAAGGCTCAGCCGGCGGATTTAAAGAGATTATTTTATTAGTAAAAGGAAAAGGTGCTTACTCAAGACTTAAATTTGAAGGTGGAACACATAGAGTTCAGCGTGTTCCAGAAACTGAATCTCAAGGCAGAGTCCACACTTCAGCTATCACAGTTGCTATCATGCCAGAAGCAGAAGATAGTGATATAGAACTTAATATGAATGATGTTAAAATTGATGTTATGAGAAGTTCAGGTCATGGCGGACAATCAGTCAATACAACTGATAGTGCTGTAAGAGTAACTCATATACCAACAGGACTTGTAGTTGTTAACCAAGATGGCAAAAGCCAGCATAAAAACAAAGATGCCGCTCTTAAAGTTTTAAAGTCAAGACTTTATGAGATGCAAGAACAACAACGCCTTGAAAGAGAGAGAGCCGAACGAAAAGAACAAGTTGGAACAGGCGATAGGAGTGGTAGAATTCGCACATACAACTATCCACAAAACAGAATCTCAGATCACCGCATAAATTTAACCCTTTATAGACTTGATGCTATAATGTCTGCTGGACTTTTTGATGAAATTATAGATCCACTTATTGCTTCATATCAAGCCAAAATAGTGACAGATGAGTGA
- the rpsT gene encoding 30S ribosomal protein S20, translating to MANHKSAAKRARQTIKRTERNRFYRTRIKNITRAVREAVKANDREAALEALKVANKSIHSFVSRGVLKKETASRKVSRLAKAVNALDKAE from the coding sequence ATGGCAAATCACAAGTCAGCTGCCAAAAGAGCAAGGCAGACGATAAAAAGGACAGAAAGAAATAGATTTTACCGCACTAGAATAAAAAATATAACTAGAGCAGTAAGAGAAGCAGTTAAAGCAAACGATAGAGAAGCAGCTTTAGAAGCATTAAAAGTAGCAAATAAAAGCATTCATAGCTTCGTAAGTCGTGGTGTACTTAAAAAAGAGACAGCTTCGAGAAAAGTAAGCCGTCTAGCAAAAGCAGTAAACGCATTAGATAAAGCAGAATAA
- the glmM gene encoding phosphoglucosamine mutase, producing MKYFGTDGVRGLAGKELTAELAMKIAVAAGIYFRENGSTNMVLLGKDTRRSGYMIETAIVAGLTSIGYNVRQIGPMPTPAVAFLTEDMRCDAGIMISASHNPYYDNGIKFFDKFGFKLDESEEAKIEEILHDNNLMTRALKQAMDIGAAKRVDDVIGRYIVHIKNSFPRNKTLKNLRIVLDTANGASYKVAPTVFKELGAEVFVLSDKPNGQNINDSCGALHPENLSSEVRRLRADVGFAFDGDADRLTVVDENGSMVNGDALLGILAIYLKENNKLANNKVVATVMSNQGLDDMLKSHGIELLRSKVGDKYVLEMMREHELNFGGEQSGHIIFADYAKTGDGLTSALQFAACMLQEKKSASQLASKLKPYPQILKNLKISEKKDLANLDGLRELENELKKAKIRSLFRYSGTEKVIRLLLEGKDEILLADKMNEVENFFKKALNG from the coding sequence ATGAAATACTTTGGAACTGATGGCGTTAGAGGGCTTGCAGGTAAAGAACTCACCGCTGAACTTGCTATGAAGATCGCTGTAGCAGCTGGAATTTATTTTAGAGAAAATGGTAGTACAAATATGGTCTTGCTTGGAAAAGATACAAGAAGAAGTGGTTATATGATAGAAACAGCCATTGTAGCTGGACTTACGAGCATTGGTTATAATGTCCGCCAAATTGGTCCCATGCCAACTCCAGCAGTTGCATTTCTAACAGAAGATATGAGATGTGATGCAGGTATAATGATAAGTGCTTCGCATAATCCTTACTATGATAATGGTATAAAGTTTTTTGATAAATTTGGCTTTAAGCTTGATGAGAGCGAAGAGGCAAAAATAGAAGAGATTTTACATGATAATAACCTTATGACTAGAGCTTTAAAACAGGCTATGGATATTGGTGCAGCTAAAAGGGTAGATGATGTTATAGGACGCTATATAGTTCATATAAAAAATTCATTTCCTAGAAATAAAACCCTTAAAAATTTACGTATCGTTCTTGATACGGCAAATGGTGCTAGTTATAAGGTGGCACCAACTGTGTTTAAGGAGCTTGGTGCTGAGGTTTTTGTACTTAGTGATAAACCAAATGGTCAAAATATAAACGATAGTTGTGGAGCACTTCATCCTGAAAATTTATCATCTGAAGTTAGAAGGCTTAGAGCTGATGTTGGATTTGCTTTTGATGGAGATGCTGATAGATTAACAGTTGTTGATGAAAATGGTAGTATGGTAAATGGTGATGCTCTGCTTGGAATTTTAGCTATCTATCTAAAAGAAAATAACAAACTAGCAAATAATAAAGTAGTAGCAACTGTGATGAGTAATCAAGGTCTAGATGATATGCTAAAATCTCACGGTATAGAGCTTTTAAGAAGTAAGGTCGGTGATAAATATGTTTTAGAAATGATGAGAGAGCACGAGCTAAATTTCGGTGGTGAACAAAGCGGACATATTATATTTGCAGATTACGCTAAGACTGGTGATGGGCTTACAAGTGCACTTCAGTTTGCAGCTTGTATGCTTCAAGAGAAAAAATCAGCCAGCCAACTTGCTTCAAAACTTAAGCCATATCCTCAAATTCTAAAAAATCTTAAAATTTCAGAAAAGAAAGATTTGGCAAATTTAGATGGTCTTAGAGAATTAGAAAATGAGTTAAAAAAGGCTAAAATTCGCTCACTTTTTAGATACTCTGGAACTGAAAAAGTCATAAGACTTCTTTTAGAGGGCAAGGATGAAATTTTGCTAGCTGATAAGATGAACGAAGTTGAAAATTTCTTTAAAAAAGCTTTAAATGGTTAA
- the lspA gene encoding signal peptidase II gives MVKFWSKFIAVFLAVVVADQLIKQIFLNGFRWEGEFFSLILTYNTGVAFSMFSFLGEHLKAVQIALLGLLFVYLLYDKKLLKAHWVAFALLLGGGVSNVIDRFFHPGVVDYVFWHKWFEFAVFNFADVMINLAVAIIFLQILFDYIKEKR, from the coding sequence ATGGTTAAATTTTGGAGTAAATTTATAGCCGTTTTTTTGGCTGTTGTGGTTGCAGACCAGTTAATAAAGCAGATTTTTTTAAACGGTTTTAGGTGGGAAGGTGAGTTTTTTTCACTTATTCTTACATACAATACCGGAGTTGCTTTTTCTATGTTTTCTTTTTTGGGTGAGCATTTAAAAGCAGTTCAAATAGCTTTGCTTGGACTACTTTTTGTCTATTTGCTTTATGATAAAAAGCTTTTAAAAGCTCACTGGGTGGCTTTTGCGCTGCTTTTAGGAGGCGGGGTATCAAATGTCATAGATAGATTTTTTCATCCTGGCGTGGTGGATTATGTGTTTTGGCATAAATGGTTTGAATTTGCGGTGTTTAATTTTGCCGATGTGATGATAAATTTAGCAGTTGCTATAATATTTTTACAAATTTTATTTGATTATATAAAGGAAAAAAGATGA
- a CDS encoding NINE protein — protein sequence MRRNIYIAYALWFFCFPIGAGIHRIYCGKFVSGFLMLGLYWLGQITMWLLIGFGFLAIWAIWWIADVFLTQGMVERANSDFIYENDINSANKIKSIEALYELYKSGAISEAEYEVRKDIIMRG from the coding sequence ATGAGAAGAAATATCTATATCGCTTATGCATTGTGGTTTTTTTGTTTTCCAATCGGAGCTGGAATTCATAGAATTTATTGTGGTAAATTTGTAAGTGGCTTTTTAATGCTTGGGCTTTACTGGCTTGGACAAATTACTATGTGGTTATTAATCGGCTTTGGATTTTTGGCTATTTGGGCTATTTGGTGGATAGCTGATGTTTTTTTAACTCAGGGAATGGTTGAAAGGGCTAATAGCGATTTTATTTACGAAAACGATATAAATAGTGCAAATAAAATAAAAAGCATAGAGGCTTTATATGAACTTTATAAAAGTGGAGCTATAAGCGAAGCTGAGTATGAAGTTAGAAAAGACATAATAATGCGTGGATAG
- the nhaA gene encoding Na+/H+ antiporter NhaA, whose product MAFKFKEFISSESGGGMLLLGCAFLALIFVNTPGLSAFYDWFIHFKLELGVVLNEGLGLKENVHFWINDFLMAFFFFSVGLELKKEMKEGQLKYLSQVVLPIFAAIGGVITPALIFALLNWGGQPDIRGWAIPTATDIAFAVGVLALLGRRIPASLKIFVLTLAIMDDLCAIVIIALFYSGNLSFLFLGLAFLIVLALIGLNLAGVSKKTPYIILSLILWFFVLNSGIHASIAGVVAAFTIPLYNDDKSSMLKDLEHILANPVNFIILPLFAFTNAGVSLIGLEPSHIFGSVPMGIFLGLFLGKQIGIFLFSFIAIKMGFGFMPERANWKQLYAVAIICGIGFTMSLFVDNLAYGEASMSLYHGADKLAILVGSFVSGVVGYFFAKAVGNNPDGTPKA is encoded by the coding sequence GTGGCTTTTAAATTTAAAGAATTTATATCAAGTGAGAGCGGTGGCGGTATGCTGCTTTTAGGCTGTGCATTTTTAGCACTAATATTTGTAAATACTCCAGGACTTAGTGCTTTTTATGATTGGTTTATTCACTTTAAACTAGAACTAGGCGTTGTTTTAAATGAAGGTCTTGGGCTTAAGGAAAATGTACATTTTTGGATAAATGATTTTCTTATGGCTTTTTTCTTTTTTTCTGTTGGACTTGAGTTAAAAAAAGAGATGAAAGAGGGTCAGCTTAAGTACCTATCTCAGGTGGTTTTGCCTATATTTGCAGCCATTGGTGGCGTTATAACACCAGCTTTAATTTTTGCTTTATTAAATTGGGGTGGACAGCCTGATATTAGAGGTTGGGCAATACCTACTGCTACTGATATAGCTTTTGCCGTTGGGGTCTTAGCTCTTTTAGGTAGAAGAATTCCCGCAAGTCTTAAAATATTTGTTTTAACTTTAGCGATTATGGATGATTTGTGTGCTATTGTTATCATCGCTCTTTTTTACTCTGGAAATTTAAGCTTTTTATTTTTGGGTTTAGCGTTTTTAATTGTTCTTGCCTTAATCGGTCTAAATTTAGCTGGAGTTAGTAAAAAAACTCCATATATAATTTTATCTTTAATTTTATGGTTTTTTGTATTAAATTCAGGAATTCATGCTAGTATTGCTGGAGTTGTAGCAGCCTTTACTATACCGCTTTACAATGATGACAAAAGTTCGATGCTAAAGGACTTAGAACATATCCTAGCAAATCCTGTAAATTTTATAATCCTTCCACTTTTTGCGTTTACAAATGCTGGTGTTAGTCTTATTGGGCTTGAGCCATCACATATTTTTGGTTCAGTTCCTATGGGAATTTTCCTAGGTCTTTTTCTTGGAAAACAGATTGGAATATTTTTATTTAGTTTTATTGCTATTAAAATGGGCTTTGGTTTTATGCCAGAAAGGGCAAACTGGAAGCAGCTATACGCGGTTGCAATAATTTGTGGTATTGGCTTTACGATGAGTCTTTTTGTTGATAATCTTGCATATGGAGAGGCTTCAATGTCACTTTATCACGGTGCTGATAAACTTGCTATTTTGGTTGGGTCTTTTGTCTCTGGTGTGGTTGGGTACTTCTTTGCAAAAGCTGTAGGAAATAATCCAGACGGAACGCCTAAAGCTTAA
- a CDS encoding MOSC domain-containing protein: MIFSIQVGKTKKYISDDGNPFYSDFIKDIRRIEISVTNTGIKGDEVSDRTNPDEAVFASALSSYAIWNNFLNKKLEFGQMGENLTIKGLDERSVFIGDIHKIGSAILQVSQPRKPSDKLYKIHKHGGFAKFILSSGLTGWCYRVLEGGRIKTGDIIEIESTENVKLSIMELNKLLFEPNGNDDIFDKLMMQKSVSQNLINKVSRS; encoded by the coding sequence ATGATTTTTTCCATACAGGTTGGCAAGACTAAAAAGTATATTAGTGATGATGGAAATCCTTTTTATAGTGATTTTATAAAAGATATCCGTAGAATTGAGATTTCAGTAACAAACACCGGCATAAAGGGTGATGAAGTTTCAGATAGAACAAATCCTGATGAGGCTGTTTTTGCCAGTGCATTAAGTAGCTATGCTATATGGAATAATTTTCTTAATAAAAAGCTAGAATTTGGTCAAATGGGTGAAAATTTGACCATAAAAGGACTTGATGAAAGAAGTGTTTTTATAGGTGATATACACAAAATCGGCTCAGCTATACTTCAAGTAAGCCAGCCACGAAAACCATCTGATAAGCTTTATAAAATCCATAAACATGGTGGATTTGCTAAATTTATCCTTAGCTCTGGACTAACTGGATGGTGCTATAGAGTGCTTGAAGGTGGAAGAATAAAAACTGGAGATATCATAGAGATAGAAAGTACTGAAAATGTAAAACTATCCATAATGGAGTTAAATAAACTACTTTTTGAACCAAACGGAAATGACGATATCTTTGATAAACTAATGATGCAAAAAAGTGTCTCACAAAATTTAATCAACAAAGTAAGTAGAAGTTAA
- the purM gene encoding phosphoribosylformylglycinamidine cyclo-ligase: MVSYKDAGVDIEAGNEFVERIKPFVRSTFNENVVGGIGSFSGAYRLPSGYKNPVLLASTDGVGTKLRLAIDSGKFDTIGIDLVAMCVNDLICNFAEPMFFLDYYASEHLDIKNASEVVKGISQGCKIAKCALIGGETAEMPGIYKKGDFDLAGFSVGIAENDEVDRTKFVNEGDTLLALKSSGIHSNGYSLVRKLFFEKLNMKFDDKFDRSNLIDTLLEPTRIYVPEFLKFKDKINALAHITGGGLVENLPRVLPDGLGANIYLKNLEIPYVFGYMSKYVEQSEMFRTFNMGVGMVIIASKENAKFITENSDAYQIGEIVKGEKRVNLI; the protein is encoded by the coding sequence ATGGTAAGTTACAAAGATGCAGGCGTTGATATCGAAGCTGGAAATGAATTTGTAGAGCGTATTAAACCATTTGTTCGCTCAACATTTAATGAAAATGTCGTTGGAGGTATAGGCTCATTTTCAGGGGCATATCGTTTACCAAGCGGATATAAAAACCCAGTACTTTTAGCATCAACTGATGGCGTTGGCACAAAGCTTAGGCTTGCGATTGACTCGGGTAAATTTGATACCATTGGTATAGATTTGGTTGCGATGTGTGTAAATGACTTGATATGTAACTTCGCAGAGCCGATGTTTTTTCTTGATTATTATGCTAGCGAACACCTTGATATAAAAAATGCAAGCGAAGTTGTAAAAGGAATAAGTCAGGGTTGCAAGATAGCAAAATGTGCTTTAATAGGTGGCGAAACTGCTGAAATGCCAGGAATTTATAAAAAAGGCGATTTTGATTTGGCTGGATTTTCAGTTGGTATTGCTGAAAATGATGAAGTAGATAGAACGAAATTTGTTAATGAAGGCGATACTCTTTTAGCTCTTAAAAGTAGTGGAATTCACTCAAATGGCTACTCGCTTGTAAGAAAGTTATTTTTTGAAAAGCTTAATATGAAATTTGATGATAAATTTGATAGGTCAAATCTCATAGATACGCTACTTGAGCCAACTAGAATTTATGTGCCTGAGTTTTTAAAATTTAAAGATAAAATAAACGCACTAGCACACATAACAGGTGGCGGTTTGGTTGAAAATTTACCACGAGTATTGCCTGATGGTCTTGGTGCAAACATATATCTTAAAAACTTAGAAATTCCATATGTTTTTGGGTATATGAGCAAATATGTTGAGCAAAGTGAGATGTTTAGGACATTTAATATGGGCGTTGGAATGGTCATAATAGCAAGTAAGGAAAATGCTAAATTTATCACTGAAAATTCCGATGCTTACCAGATCGGCGAGATAGTAAAAGGCGAAAAAAGAGTAAACTTAATATAG
- the coaE gene encoding dephospho-CoA kinase (Dephospho-CoA kinase (CoaE) performs the final step in coenzyme A biosynthesis.), with amino-acid sequence MDKFKNAIVVTGCIGSGKSSVCEILKKKGYEVIDADKISHEILDSLGDEISAVFGSEFVKDSKPDRKKLGVLVFKDRKKLKILEQILHPKIKAEILRKAKILEKLNKVYFVDIPLFYESSNYPEFKRVLVVYAPKELIVERIMKRNLLTKDEALARINLQLDIEKKRDLADFVIENTRNLDELNSKVDEFLRGDL; translated from the coding sequence TTGGATAAATTTAAAAACGCTATTGTTGTAACTGGTTGTATTGGAAGTGGAAAAAGTAGCGTTTGTGAGATTTTAAAGAAAAAAGGCTACGAAGTAATAGATGCTGATAAGATAAGCCATGAAATTTTAGACTCTTTGGGTGATGAAATTTCAGCTGTTTTTGGAAGCGAGTTTGTAAAAGATAGCAAACCTGATAGAAAAAAGCTTGGCGTTTTGGTTTTTAAAGATAGAAAAAAGCTTAAAATTCTAGAACAAATTTTACATCCTAAAATCAAAGCTGAAATTTTAAGAAAAGCTAAGATTTTAGAAAAGCTTAACAAAGTTTATTTTGTAGATATACCACTTTTTTATGAGAGTTCTAACTATCCTGAATTTAAGCGTGTGTTAGTTGTTTATGCCCCAAAAGAGCTTATTGTAGAGAGGATTATGAAGCGAAATTTACTAACAAAAGATGAAGCGTTAGCTAGGATAAATTTACAACTTGACATAGAAAAAAAGCGAGATTTGGCAGATTTTGTGATAGAAAATACCAGAAATTTAGATGAGTTAAATTCCAAAGTAGATGAGTTTTTAAGGGGTGATTTATGA